One part of the Mariniflexile litorale genome encodes these proteins:
- a CDS encoding DUF2892 domain-containing protein, with protein MLNTYFRIIVGTMVLLSVVLTVYVNQNWMWFTVFIGINLIQSAFTKWCLLETILIKLGVKH; from the coding sequence ATGTTAAACACATATTTTAGAATTATTGTAGGTACCATGGTATTATTGAGTGTGGTACTTACCGTTTATGTAAACCAAAACTGGATGTGGTTTACTGTATTTATTGGTATAAATTTAATCCAGTCTGCATTTACAAAATGGTGTCTATTGGAAACGATTTTAATAAAATTGGGTGTAAAACATTAA
- a CDS encoding FAD/NAD(P)-binding oxidoreductase has protein sequence MSKIVILGAGISGHVSAAHLRRKLSKKHEVLVVSPNSNYQWIPSNIWVGIGRMKSEKILFPLAPLYKKKGIGYKQAKAISFFPEGDKNETKPYVLAEYVAGKNKGEQEKITYDYLINATGPKLNFEATQGLVPGENKTYSVCTYTHAGQAWKGLNEVIQKMKASKKAKILIGTGHAKSTCQGAAFEYILNVEQELRKHNVRDMAEVTWISNEYQLGDFGMDGMLLSYGSMTMKSHEMVEMIFEDRDIKWILGAGVEKIEDGLAHYENLEGEHKTETYDFAMLIPSFSGHGFKAYDKNENDITEKLFKGFMIVDADYTPKPYEEWSVKDWPETYQNPSYKNIFAPGIAFAPPHAISKPRTSKNGTVISPAPPRTGMPSGITAKLVADNIIDSIKSGKESLNHKGSMGNMGAACIASAGYGITKGSGVSITTYPIVPDYEKYPKTQGRQLGKTFGEIGLAGHWLKLALHYAFIYKAKMKPFWWLIPE, from the coding sequence ATGTCTAAAATCGTCATTTTAGGAGCAGGTATTTCTGGTCATGTTTCAGCAGCACATTTGCGTAGAAAATTGTCTAAAAAACATGAAGTTCTGGTGGTATCTCCTAACAGCAATTACCAATGGATTCCTTCTAATATTTGGGTAGGAATTGGAAGGATGAAGTCTGAAAAAATATTGTTTCCATTAGCTCCTTTATACAAAAAAAAAGGAATTGGTTATAAACAAGCAAAAGCGATTTCATTTTTTCCTGAAGGAGATAAAAATGAAACAAAACCATATGTTTTAGCCGAATATGTAGCAGGAAAGAACAAAGGGGAGCAAGAAAAAATAACCTACGATTATTTAATTAATGCAACAGGGCCAAAACTAAATTTTGAAGCAACTCAAGGTTTAGTTCCTGGAGAAAACAAGACCTATTCTGTTTGTACTTATACACATGCAGGTCAAGCGTGGAAAGGTTTGAATGAAGTCATTCAAAAGATGAAAGCTAGCAAAAAAGCTAAAATTTTAATTGGTACCGGTCATGCAAAGTCAACCTGTCAAGGTGCGGCTTTTGAGTATATATTAAATGTAGAGCAAGAATTACGTAAACATAATGTACGTGATATGGCGGAAGTCACTTGGATTTCTAACGAATATCAATTAGGCGATTTCGGAATGGATGGCATGCTATTAAGCTATGGAAGCATGACCATGAAATCTCACGAAATGGTCGAAATGATTTTTGAAGACAGAGACATTAAATGGATTCTTGGAGCTGGAGTTGAAAAAATTGAAGATGGTCTAGCACATTACGAAAATCTGGAAGGAGAGCATAAAACTGAAACCTACGATTTTGCCATGTTAATTCCTTCGTTTTCTGGTCATGGATTTAAGGCCTATGATAAAAATGAAAACGACATCACAGAAAAACTCTTTAAAGGGTTTATGATTGTGGATGCCGATTATACACCAAAACCTTATGAAGAATGGTCTGTAAAAGATTGGCCAGAAACCTATCAAAATCCGAGTTATAAAAACATTTTTGCTCCAGGAATTGCATTTGCACCTCCACATGCTATCTCAAAACCAAGAACAAGTAAAAATGGAACCGTTATTTCACCAGCCCCACCAAGAACGGGAATGCCATCTGGTATTACTGCAAAGTTGGTAGCAGATAATATTATAGATTCTATAAAAAGTGGTAAAGAGTCTTTAAACCATAAAGGATCTATGGGGAATATGGGAGCAGCTTGTATTGCTTCTGCTGGTTACGGAATAACAAAAGGTAGTGGAGTAAGTATTACAACCTATCCAATTGTTCCAGATTACGAAAAATATCCTAAAACACAAGGACGGCAATTAGGAAAAACTTTCGGAGAAATTGGTTTAGCAGGTCATTGGTTAAAGTTGGCTTTGCATTATGCCTTTATTTACAAAGCAAAAATGAAACCTTTTTGGTGGTTGATTCCTGAGTAG
- a CDS encoding glycoside hydrolase family 3 C-terminal domain-containing protein, translating into MIRNITIKMPLLLILGLMVFNSYCQTIKPFNTTLNFEEADKKANEILQQMTLDEKIELIAGDDMLIRGIKRLNIPPVITADATQGVRLAWDEKGKVKWGVGIEKSTAFPAPILLASTWNPQLSHDYAKSIGEECRAGNIRVLLGPGMNIYRISQNGRNFEYFGEDPFLAARMIENYVKGLQSTGTIATLKHFLGNQTEFKRRRSNSIVDERALQEIYMPAFEAGIDAGALAVMTAYNQINGEWTGQSHYVINKLLKKDLGFKWLVMSDWWSVYDGEKVSKSGLDLEMPWATSLKGIKEKIDQGKVLESDIDRMAKSILRTCFAMGIYNSTKMNGDVNYDAHELVALNTAREGTILLKNSNAILPLSKAKNHKILITGKYAAKFARGGGAAYVKGYNNVVLLDALKTEFGNQIEYKEKPSIDELKQADIVLASIGTFDEEGSDRPFNLPEEDENQILKIVEANKNTIVIVNSGSGIKMTNWADKVAAIIYGWYPGQIGNVALAEILSGKTNPSGKLPISIEKHFENTLGYPYLPTGEEVTDPTPEHEHPVYDVNYNEGVFVGYRWYDSKKVEPLFPFGHGLSYSNFSYKKLHVTPQSFTSDNEVIVSFEVKNTSKVAGSEVVQVYVSDIDSSVPRPEKELKGFLKVYLQPGESKQIEIVLNNRSFSFWDINTKQWKAESGKFRIQVGSSSKEIKLNTIVKMK; encoded by the coding sequence ATGATAAGAAATATAACAATAAAAATGCCACTCCTATTAATATTAGGTTTAATGGTTTTTAATAGCTATTGTCAAACCATTAAACCGTTTAATACTACGTTAAATTTTGAAGAAGCAGATAAAAAAGCAAACGAAATCTTGCAACAAATGACTCTGGACGAAAAAATAGAATTAATAGCAGGAGACGATATGTTAATAAGAGGTATAAAGCGGCTTAATATTCCACCTGTAATTACAGCAGATGCAACTCAGGGAGTGCGATTAGCTTGGGATGAAAAAGGTAAAGTTAAATGGGGGGTAGGTATAGAGAAATCAACTGCATTTCCTGCTCCAATTTTGCTCGCCTCAACATGGAATCCTCAACTTTCGCATGATTACGCAAAAAGTATAGGAGAAGAATGTCGTGCAGGAAACATACGTGTTTTATTAGGTCCTGGGATGAATATATATCGTATTTCACAGAATGGAAGAAATTTTGAATATTTTGGAGAAGATCCTTTTCTTGCAGCTCGAATGATTGAGAACTATGTTAAAGGTCTTCAAAGTACTGGTACGATAGCTACTTTAAAGCACTTTCTTGGTAATCAAACAGAGTTTAAACGTCGAAGAAGTAATTCGATAGTGGATGAACGTGCTTTACAGGAAATATATATGCCTGCATTTGAAGCAGGAATTGACGCTGGCGCCTTAGCTGTTATGACTGCTTATAACCAAATTAATGGAGAATGGACGGGTCAGAGTCATTATGTAATAAACAAATTACTCAAAAAGGATTTAGGTTTTAAATGGCTTGTTATGAGTGATTGGTGGTCTGTTTATGATGGAGAAAAGGTTTCAAAATCTGGACTTGATTTAGAAATGCCTTGGGCTACTTCATTAAAAGGAATTAAAGAAAAAATTGACCAAGGAAAAGTGCTCGAATCTGATATAGATCGAATGGCAAAAAGTATTTTAAGAACTTGTTTTGCTATGGGAATTTATAATAGCACAAAAATGAATGGAGACGTTAATTATGATGCTCATGAACTAGTAGCATTAAATACAGCAAGAGAAGGAACTATTTTATTAAAAAATTCAAATGCAATTCTTCCTCTATCAAAAGCCAAAAATCATAAAATACTTATTACAGGAAAATATGCTGCTAAATTTGCAAGAGGTGGAGGTGCTGCTTATGTAAAAGGTTATAATAATGTTGTTTTATTAGACGCCCTTAAAACTGAATTTGGTAACCAAATAGAGTATAAAGAAAAACCAAGTATAGATGAATTAAAACAAGCGGATATTGTATTAGCTAGTATTGGAACTTTTGATGAAGAAGGTTCTGATAGACCATTTAATCTGCCAGAAGAAGATGAAAATCAAATTCTTAAAATAGTAGAAGCAAATAAAAATACTATTGTTATTGTAAATTCGGGGTCTGGTATTAAAATGACAAATTGGGCTGATAAAGTTGCAGCTATAATATATGGATGGTATCCTGGTCAAATTGGAAATGTGGCATTAGCAGAGATTCTTTCTGGAAAAACAAATCCTTCCGGTAAATTACCTATTTCTATTGAAAAACATTTTGAAAATACTTTAGGATACCCTTATCTTCCAACTGGAGAAGAGGTAACCGACCCAACACCAGAACACGAACACCCTGTTTATGATGTAAATTATAATGAAGGTGTTTTTGTTGGTTATCGCTGGTATGATTCCAAAAAGGTTGAGCCATTATTCCCTTTTGGACATGGTTTGTCGTATTCTAATTTTTCTTATAAAAAGTTACATGTTACTCCCCAATCATTTACATCAGATAATGAGGTTATAGTATCTTTTGAAGTAAAAAACACAAGTAAGGTTGCAGGATCTGAAGTTGTACAAGTTTATGTATCTGATATCGATTCTAGTGTGCCAAGACCTGAGAAGGAGTTAAAAGGGTTTTTAAAAGTTTATCTCCAGCCTGGAGAATCAAAACAGATAGAAATTGTATTAAATAATCGCTCTTTCTCTTTTTGGGATATTAATACTAAACAATGGAAAGCAGAATCCGGAAAATTTAGAATTCAAGTAGGTTCTTCTTCTAAAGAAATTAAACTTAATACAATTGTAAAGATGAAATAA
- a CDS encoding TolC family protein translates to MKNTYLPIFSFLLLSLSIQAQKQVAISKYEVFSRVTDQNTSIKISQQEFNAAKADYRQTNAVFLPNITASHTVIATTNPLMAFGSKLNQEILTQSDFNPALLNNPSQIENYATKLEIQQPLINLDGIYQRKAAKSKMEAMSLKTERTQDYLVFEVDKAYMQLQLAYKAVDVLEKALEVANANKKLADDSFKQGYLQRADVLNVEVRVTEVQNQLQTAKSNVQNASNYLSFLMNDESYVVYTPTDELTIAAFTLTDKSVSESRSDIKAMQLASNAYEAMNKADKMTFLPRLNAFGSYELYDDKIFQGDANGYLFGAQLSWDIFQGSKRFGKVQKSKAEFEKSKLEYKQYVSQSNLELNKAKRAFLDADNTLKLTTLALQQSEESLRIRTNRFKEGLEKTSDLLMAETQYAQKQLEYYQTIFEYNYTQAYLQFLTKE, encoded by the coding sequence ATGAAAAACACATATCTACCCATATTTTCTTTTTTATTATTGAGTCTTTCCATACAAGCACAAAAGCAAGTGGCTATATCGAAATATGAAGTCTTTTCTAGAGTTACAGACCAAAACACTTCTATTAAAATTTCTCAACAAGAATTTAATGCAGCCAAAGCAGATTACAGACAAACAAACGCTGTGTTTTTACCAAATATTACAGCAAGTCATACGGTAATAGCAACGACTAATCCTTTAATGGCTTTTGGTTCTAAATTGAATCAGGAAATTTTAACACAGAGTGATTTTAACCCTGCTTTGTTAAACAATCCTTCTCAGATTGAAAACTACGCTACAAAGTTAGAAATTCAGCAGCCATTAATCAATTTAGATGGCATTTACCAACGCAAAGCAGCCAAATCTAAAATGGAAGCCATGTCATTAAAAACAGAACGCACACAAGACTATTTAGTGTTTGAAGTAGACAAAGCTTACATGCAATTGCAATTAGCCTATAAAGCAGTAGATGTTTTAGAAAAAGCGTTAGAAGTAGCAAATGCCAACAAAAAATTAGCAGATGATAGTTTTAAACAAGGTTATTTACAACGTGCAGATGTGTTGAATGTAGAAGTACGAGTTACTGAAGTTCAAAATCAATTACAAACGGCTAAAAGTAATGTGCAAAATGCCTCTAACTATTTGTCTTTTTTAATGAATGATGAAAGCTATGTGGTGTACACACCAACCGATGAATTAACCATCGCAGCCTTTACCTTGACAGATAAATCAGTTTCAGAAAGCCGATCTGATATCAAAGCCATGCAATTAGCATCAAACGCTTATGAAGCAATGAATAAAGCTGATAAAATGACTTTTTTACCACGTTTAAACGCTTTTGGAAGTTACGAGTTATATGATGATAAAATTTTTCAAGGAGATGCAAATGGGTATTTATTTGGAGCACAACTAAGTTGGGATATTTTTCAAGGATCTAAACGTTTTGGAAAAGTTCAAAAAAGTAAAGCCGAATTTGAAAAATCGAAATTAGAATACAAACAATACGTATCTCAAAGTAATTTAGAATTAAACAAAGCAAAACGCGCTTTTTTAGATGCTGATAATACCTTAAAACTAACAACTTTAGCATTACAACAATCTGAAGAATCTTTAAGAATTAGAACCAATCGATTTAAAGAAGGTTTAGAAAAAACATCCGATTTATTAATGGCAGAAACGCAATATGCTCAAAAGCAATTGGAATACTATCAAACCATTTTCGAATACAACTATACACAAGCGTATTTACAATTTTTAACTAAAGAATAA
- a CDS encoding efflux RND transporter permease subunit, with amino-acid sequence MKEGIAGKIAKVFMQSKLTVLLMIVFMVVGVYSSFLIPREEEPQIDVPMADIFVGYPGASPTEVESRVIKPLEQLISNIKGVEYVYSMSMKEQGMVIVQFYVGEDIERSFVKLYNEINKHMDQMPAGVTFPLVKTRAIDDVPMLGLTLWSENYDDYQLNQMAQELEAEIKKINDVAITHKIGGRDRQLRVVLDKDKLAGSGLDFLSVSEMIKLNNSQLSAGSFDKNDTEFLVNTGAFLASVTDVENLVVGVQQNQPIYLKQVATIIDGPEVPQNYVSLGFGKGSEKASEYRSEYPAVTISVAKRKGADAMKIADVIIDKVEHLRSTLIPDDVHVEVTRNYGETASNKVSELLWHLIGSIFAVTLVVMLAMGWRGGLVVFLSVPITFALTLLSYYMLDYTLNRITLFALVFVTGIVVDDSIIIAENMHRHFKMKRLPFKQAALYAINEVGNPTILATFTVIASVLPMAFVSGLMGPYMAPMPIGASIAMILSLFVALTITPYLGYIFLREKDKKGVEEKPEKPVEETLIYRVYNKFERPLLENKKIRWMFLGGTFILLMATMVLFFTKSVAVKMLPFDNKNEFQIVIDMPEGATLERTGVVTQEIAQYLSTRPEVVNYQNYIGTSAPITFNGLVRHYDLRGGSNMADIQVNLLDKEERSAQSHDIAKLLRPDIQKIASKYHANVKLVEVPPGPPVLSTIVAEIYGPNYTEQIKIANSIQNILKNTDDVVDIDWMVEADQTEYQFNINKEKAMLYGVAPQQIAYTMNMALSNRAITNLYDENAINQVGLILALDEKEKSTISDISQLKVKSKQGNMVPIADLVDIKQTTAAKSIYHKNQKRVVYVMADMAGELESPAYAILGMEEKLKEIPLPKGYEINEMYLGQPDFEDNYTVKWDGEWQITLEVFRDLGIAFLGAIILIYILIVGWFQNFKAPIVMMVAIPLSLIGIILGHWIMGAFFTATSFIGMIALAGIMVRNSVLLIDFINLRTAEGVPLKQAAIEAGAVRTTPILLTAGTVVIGAFVILFDPIFQGLAISLMGGTIVSTILTLLVVPLVYYMIEKKNHK; translated from the coding sequence ATGAAAGAAGGAATCGCAGGTAAAATTGCCAAAGTCTTTATGCAGTCGAAGCTTACAGTGCTTTTAATGATTGTATTTATGGTGGTTGGTGTGTACAGTTCGTTTTTAATTCCACGTGAAGAAGAACCACAAATTGATGTGCCTATGGCAGACATTTTTGTGGGTTATCCCGGAGCAAGTCCTACGGAAGTGGAATCGCGCGTAATTAAACCTTTAGAGCAATTAATTTCGAATATTAAAGGTGTGGAATATGTGTATTCTATGTCCATGAAAGAGCAAGGAATGGTCATCGTTCAGTTTTATGTTGGCGAAGATATTGAGCGTTCTTTTGTGAAATTATACAACGAAATTAACAAGCACATGGACCAAATGCCAGCTGGTGTAACATTTCCCTTAGTGAAAACACGTGCGATTGATGATGTGCCAATGTTGGGATTAACGTTGTGGAGTGAAAATTATGACGATTACCAGTTAAACCAGATGGCTCAAGAGTTAGAAGCCGAAATTAAGAAGATAAACGACGTCGCTATTACGCATAAAATTGGTGGTAGAGATCGTCAATTACGTGTGGTTTTAGATAAAGATAAATTGGCTGGAAGCGGATTGGATTTCTTGTCGGTTTCGGAAATGATCAAATTGAATAACAGCCAATTAAGTGCTGGTAGTTTTGATAAAAATGATACTGAATTTTTAGTAAATACAGGTGCTTTTTTAGCTTCGGTTACAGATGTTGAAAATTTGGTGGTTGGTGTACAACAAAATCAGCCAATATATTTAAAACAAGTTGCAACAATAATTGATGGTCCAGAAGTACCACAAAATTATGTGAGTTTAGGTTTTGGAAAAGGTAGTGAAAAAGCATCGGAATACAGATCAGAGTATCCAGCTGTTACCATTTCAGTTGCTAAAAGAAAAGGAGCTGATGCCATGAAAATTGCAGATGTTATTATTGATAAAGTAGAACATTTACGTAGCACTCTAATTCCTGATGATGTACATGTTGAAGTGACTAGAAATTATGGTGAAACGGCATCAAATAAAGTTTCCGAGCTTCTATGGCATCTTATAGGCTCTATATTTGCAGTAACTCTAGTGGTTATGCTAGCCATGGGTTGGCGTGGTGGTTTGGTTGTGTTTTTATCAGTCCCAATTACATTTGCATTAACCTTATTGAGTTACTATATGCTCGACTACACGCTAAACCGAATCACCTTATTTGCTTTAGTATTTGTAACAGGAATTGTTGTAGATGACTCCATTATTATTGCTGAAAATATGCACAGGCATTTTAAAATGAAACGCTTGCCTTTTAAACAAGCTGCTTTATATGCCATTAACGAAGTTGGAAACCCAACCATATTAGCAACATTTACGGTTATAGCATCCGTTTTACCTATGGCTTTTGTATCTGGATTAATGGGACCGTATATGGCACCAATGCCAATTGGAGCTTCTATTGCTATGATATTATCTTTATTTGTAGCCTTAACGATTACACCTTATTTAGGTTATATTTTCTTAAGAGAAAAAGATAAAAAAGGGGTAGAAGAAAAACCAGAAAAACCTGTTGAAGAAACTTTAATTTATAGGGTTTACAACAAATTCGAACGTCCTTTATTAGAAAACAAAAAGATACGGTGGATGTTTTTAGGAGGAACATTTATCCTCTTAATGGCTACAATGGTCTTGTTTTTCACTAAATCTGTTGCTGTGAAAATGTTGCCTTTTGATAATAAAAATGAATTTCAAATCGTGATAGATATGCCTGAAGGAGCCACATTGGAACGTACAGGAGTTGTAACACAAGAAATTGCTCAGTATTTATCCACACGGCCTGAAGTAGTGAATTACCAAAATTATATTGGCACCTCTGCCCCTATTACTTTTAACGGTTTGGTACGTCATTACGATTTACGTGGTGGGAGTAATATGGCAGACATTCAAGTGAATTTATTGGATAAAGAAGAACGTAGTGCTCAAAGTCACGATATTGCTAAATTATTGCGTCCAGACATTCAAAAAATTGCTTCAAAATACCATGCGAATGTAAAATTAGTAGAAGTACCACCTGGACCACCAGTACTGTCAACCATTGTTGCCGAAATTTATGGTCCTAATTACACCGAGCAAATTAAAATTGCAAATAGTATTCAAAATATCTTAAAAAACACAGATGACGTGGTTGATATCGATTGGATGGTGGAGGCAGATCAAACCGAATATCAATTCAACATCAATAAAGAAAAAGCAATGTTATATGGCGTTGCACCACAGCAAATTGCATACACGATGAATATGGCGTTATCTAACAGAGCCATTACTAATTTGTATGATGAAAATGCTATAAATCAAGTTGGTTTGATATTGGCTTTAGATGAAAAAGAAAAATCGACTATTTCTGATATTTCGCAATTAAAAGTGAAATCAAAACAAGGAAATATGGTGCCAATTGCCGATTTAGTTGATATTAAACAAACCACTGCGGCAAAAAGTATTTACCACAAAAATCAAAAACGGGTCGTGTACGTTATGGCTGATATGGCGGGTGAATTAGAAAGTCCTGCATATGCTATACTTGGAATGGAGGAAAAACTAAAAGAAATTCCATTACCAAAAGGCTACGAGATTAACGAGATGTATTTAGGTCAACCCGATTTTGAAGATAATTACACCGTAAAATGGGATGGTGAATGGCAGATTACTTTAGAAGTATTTAGAGATTTAGGAATTGCTTTTTTAGGTGCCATTATTTTAATTTATATTTTAATTGTTGGATGGTTTCAAAACTTCAAAGCACCAATAGTTATGATGGTTGCAATACCATTATCATTAATCGGAATTATTTTAGGTCACTGGATTATGGGCGCTTTTTTTACAGCAACTTCTTTTATTGGAATGATTGCGTTAGCAGGAATTATGGTTAGAAATTCAGTATTACTTATCGACTTTATCAATTTAAGAACAGCTGAAGGTGTACCATTAAAACAAGCCGCTATTGAAGCAGGTGCAGTACGTACAACTCCTATTTTATTAACAGCAGGAACCGTTGTTATTGGAGCATTCGTGATATTATTTGATCCCATATTTCAAGGGTTAGCCATTTCGTTAATGGGAGGGACAATTGTTTCAACCATATTAACATTGTTGGTTGTGCCCCTTGTGTATTACATGATAGAAAAGAAAAATCATAAATAA
- a CDS encoding metal-dependent hydrolase: protein MDSLTQIVLGAAVGEAILGKKAGNKAMLYGAIAGTIPDLDVFASYFTDTVSALAIHRGFTHSIVFSLLFAPILAWIVSRYETFKNFKSWFWLFFWSFVTHPILDAHTTWGTQLFWPFDLRLAFKTIFVIDPLYTLPFLVFLILAMRQKRTSEKRRFYNKMGLIISTSYLILTFLLKWMAFIQFESALKTQNIDYLEIDTRPSPLNTILWSVNVQTEDAYLLGNYSFFDTQPIPFESYTKNHELLGDLVENESVKRMIAISEGWYTINKKDDTLYFNDLRFGLLSLAPKSENFVFKYRLDIDASGKVTFNEAPKDSRDGKKLLTELWQRIKGN, encoded by the coding sequence ATGGATTCATTGACTCAAATTGTATTAGGAGCAGCTGTTGGAGAAGCTATTTTAGGCAAAAAAGCAGGAAATAAAGCGATGCTTTATGGGGCCATTGCAGGCACGATTCCAGATTTGGATGTCTTTGCTTCATATTTTACAGATACAGTTTCTGCTCTTGCCATACATCGTGGTTTCACACATAGTATTGTGTTTTCTTTGCTTTTTGCACCCATTTTGGCTTGGATAGTATCGCGGTATGAAACGTTTAAAAATTTTAAAAGTTGGTTTTGGTTATTTTTTTGGTCATTTGTAACACATCCTATTTTAGATGCACACACTACTTGGGGAACTCAATTATTTTGGCCCTTTGATTTACGATTGGCATTTAAGACCATTTTTGTTATAGATCCTCTTTATACGTTACCTTTTTTAGTGTTTTTAATTTTGGCTATGCGACAAAAACGCACCTCTGAAAAGCGACGTTTCTATAATAAGATGGGTTTGATAATAAGTACTTCTTATTTAATACTTACATTTCTTTTAAAATGGATGGCGTTTATTCAATTTGAATCTGCTTTAAAAACTCAAAACATAGATTATTTAGAAATAGACACCAGACCTTCACCTTTAAACACCATCCTTTGGAGTGTTAATGTACAAACTGAAGATGCTTATTTACTTGGGAATTATTCGTTTTTTGATACCCAACCAATCCCTTTTGAAAGCTATACTAAAAACCATGAATTATTAGGTGATCTTGTTGAAAATGAAAGTGTAAAACGTATGATTGCTATTTCTGAAGGTTGGTACACTATTAATAAAAAGGATGATACGCTTTATTTTAACGATTTACGATTTGGTTTGCTAAGTTTAGCTCCAAAATCTGAAAATTTTGTTTTTAAATATAGATTAGATATTGACGCTTCTGGTAAAGTTACTTTTAATGAAGCACCTAAAGATAGTCGTGATGGTAAAAAGCTGTTAACCGAATTATGGCAACGTATAAAAGGAAATTAA
- a CDS encoding efflux RND transporter periplasmic adaptor subunit: MKKYIFLLSLTTASFFITSCGSEDKKVVADNSPAIRVKVHQVTANGKSPFLSVSGKIQSSNSADLSTRMMGYVNKVHVNVGDKVRKGQLLVSINNSDLQAKKAQVNAGITEATAAFNNAQKDYNRFKNLFADNSASQKEMDDMTAKFEIAKARLEAANQMKNEVNAQFAYSNITAPFNGTVTSKNVETGNMANPGVPLISIETPGNFEVMAMIPETEISAIKKGTTVNVLVKSISKTLKGKVKEVSTSAKNTGGQYLVKIDLDKTDANILSGMFTTVQFPVERKATSSMVLIPTDAIVTNGQLSGVYTVSQSNTALLRWLRLGRTFGDQVEVLSGLNAEEAYIVSAEGKLFNGAKIIPSSILPKGKEASVKIK; encoded by the coding sequence ATGAAGAAATATATATTCCTATTAAGCCTAACTACAGCCTCCTTTTTTATAACAAGTTGTGGTAGCGAAGACAAAAAAGTGGTTGCAGATAATTCGCCTGCAATTCGCGTAAAAGTGCATCAAGTTACAGCAAATGGTAAAAGTCCTTTTTTGAGTGTAAGCGGTAAAATTCAATCTTCAAATAGTGCAGATTTAAGTACTAGAATGATGGGTTATGTAAACAAAGTACACGTAAATGTTGGCGATAAGGTACGTAAAGGACAATTATTAGTCTCAATTAATAATAGTGATTTACAAGCTAAAAAAGCACAAGTAAATGCTGGAATTACTGAAGCGACTGCTGCTTTTAACAATGCTCAAAAAGATTACAACCGTTTTAAAAATTTATTTGCAGATAATAGTGCATCCCAAAAAGAAATGGATGATATGACTGCTAAATTTGAAATAGCTAAAGCGCGTTTAGAAGCTGCTAATCAAATGAAAAATGAAGTTAACGCACAATTTGCTTACAGCAATATTACAGCACCTTTTAACGGAACAGTGACTAGTAAAAACGTAGAAACTGGAAATATGGCAAATCCTGGAGTGCCATTAATAAGTATTGAAACGCCTGGAAATTTTGAAGTGATGGCCATGATTCCTGAAACTGAGATTTCTGCTATTAAAAAAGGAACTACAGTTAATGTATTGGTAAAATCGATTAGCAAAACCTTGAAAGGAAAAGTAAAAGAAGTGAGTACTTCTGCTAAAAATACTGGTGGACAATATTTAGTGAAAATAGATTTAGATAAAACGGATGCCAATATTTTATCAGGCATGTTTACTACAGTTCAATTTCCTGTGGAAAGAAAAGCAACGTCATCAATGGTTTTAATTCCTACAGATGCTATTGTAACCAACGGACAATTATCTGGAGTGTATACAGTAAGCCAAAGCAATACAGCACTGTTACGTTGGTTGCGATTAGGTAGAACTTTTGGAGATCAAGTGGAAGTTTTATCTGGTTTAAATGCTGAAGAAGCATACATTGTTTCAGCTGAAGGAAAACTGTTTAATGGCGCGAAAATTATTCCATCCTCAATCCTTCCCAAAGGGAAGGAAGCCAGTGTGAAAATTAAGTGA